One genomic window of Dama dama isolate Ldn47 chromosome 7, ASM3311817v1, whole genome shotgun sequence includes the following:
- the COL11A2 gene encoding collagen alpha-2(XI) chain, whose protein sequence is MERCSRCHRLLLLVPLLLGLSAAPAWAGAAPVDVLRALRFPALPDGVRRARGICPDDVAYRVSRPAQLSAPTRQLFPGGFPKDFSLLTVVRTRPGLQAPLLTLYSAQGVRQLGLELGRPVRFLYEDQTGRPQPPAQPVFRGLSLADGKWHRVAVAVKGQSVTLVIDCKKRVTRPLPRSARPVLDTRGVIIFGARILDEEVFEGDIQELSIIPGVQAAYESCDQKEMECEGGWRERPQRQQSHRTQRSPKQQPPRLHRPQNQEPQPQSTESVYYDYELPYVMTTGTTPDYQDPTPGEEEGILESSPLPPPEEEQTDLQVPPTADRFLTEEYGEGGTEPPAGPYDYTYAYGDDYREETELGPALSAETARSGAAARGPRGLKGEKGEPAVLEPGMLVEGPPGPEGPAGFPGPPGIQGNPGPVGDPGERGPPGRAGLPGSDGAPGPPGTSLMLPFRFGSGGGDKGPVVAAQEAQAQAILQQARMALRGPPGPMGYTGRPGPLGQPGSPGMKGESGDLGPQGPRGPQGLMGPPGKAGRRGRAGADGARGMPGEPGVKGDRGFDGLPGLPGEKGHRGDTGAQGLPGPPGEDGERGDDGEIGPRGLPGESGPRGLLGPKGPPGIPGPPGVRGMDGPHGPKGSLGPQGEPGPPGQQGTPGTQGLPGPQGAIGPHGEKGPRGKPGLPGMPGSDGPPGHPGKEGPPGTKGNQGPSGPQGPLGYPGPRGIKGVDGIRGLKGHKGEKGEDGFPGFKGDMGVKGDRGEVGVPGSRGEDGPEGPKGRTGPTGDPGPPGLMGEKGKLGVPGLPGYPGRQGPKGSLGFPGFPGASGEKGARGLSGKSGPRGERGPTGPRGQRGPRGATGKSGAKGTSGGDGPHGPPGERGLPGPQGPNGFPGPKGPPGPPGKDGLPGHPGQRGEVGFQGKTGPPGPPGVVGPQGAAGETGPMGERGHPGPPGPPGEQGLTGTAGKEGTKGDPGPPGAPGKDGPAGLRGFPGERGLPGTAGGPGLKGNEGPAGPPGPAGSPGERGSAGSGGPIGPPGRPGPQGPPGAAGEKGVPGEKGPIGPTGRDGVQGPVGLPGPAGPPGVAGEDGDKGEVGDPGQKGAKGNKGEHGPPGPPGPIGPVGQPGAAGADGEPGARGPQGHFGAKGDEGTRGFNGPPGPIGLQGLPGPSGEKGETGDVGPMGPPGPPGPRGPAGPNGADGPQGPPGGVGNLGPPGEKGEPGESGSPGVQGEPGVKGPRGERGEKGETGQAGEAGPPGPKGPAGDDGPKGNPGPVGFPGDPGPPGEVGPRGQDGAKGDRGEDGEPGQPGSPGPTGENGPPGPLGKRGPAGTPGPEGRQGEKGAKGDPGAVGAPGKTGPVGPAGPAGKPGPDGLRGLPGSVGQQGRPGATGQAGPPGPVGPPGLPGLRGDVGAKGEKGHPGLIGLIGPPGEQGEKGDRGLPGPQGSTGQKGETGIPGASGPIGPGGPPGLPGPAGPKGAKGATGPAGPKGEKGVQGPPGHPGPPGEVIQPLPIQMPKKTRRSVDGSRLMQEDEAVPTGGAPGSPGGLEEIFGSLDSLREEIEQMRRPTGTQDSPARTCQDLKLCHPELPDGEYWVDPNQGCARDAFRVFCNFTAGGETCVTPRDDVTQFSYVDSEGAPVGVVQLTFLRLLSVSARQNISYPCSGEAQDSPLKLRGANEDELSPETSPYVKEIRDGCQTQQGRTVLEVRTPVLEQLPVLDASFSDLGAPPRRGGVLLGPVCFMG, encoded by the exons ATGGAGCGGTGCAGCCGCTGCCATCGCCTCCTGCTGCTGGTGCCGCTGCTGCTGGGGCTGAGCGCCGCCCCCGCCTGGGCAG GTGCAGCCCCCGTGGACGTGCTTCGGGCCCTGAGGTTCCCCGCCCTCCCTGACGGTGTCCGGAGGGCGAGAGGCATCTGTCCAGATGATGTGGCCTACCGAGTGTCCCGGCCTGCCCAGCTCAGCGCACCCACCCGTCAGCTCTTTCCAG GAGGCTTTCCCAAAGATTTCTCTCTGCTGACTGTGGTCCGGACCCGCCCAGGCCTCCAGGCGCCCCTCCTGACCCTCTACAGTGCCCAGGGCGTCCGGCAGCTGGGCCTGGAGCTCGGCCGGCCCGTCCGCTTCCTGTACGAGGACCAGACTGGACGGCCGCAGCCGCCGGCTCAGCCTGTCTTCCGAGGCCTCAGCCTGGCAGATGGCAA GTGGCACCGTGTGGCTGTGGCTGTGAAAGGCCAGTCCGTCACCCTCGTAATTGACTGTAAGAAGCGAGTCACGCGACCCCTCCCCCGGAGCGCCCGCCCAGTGCTGGACACTCGGGGCGTGATCATCTTTGGTGCTCGGATCCTGGACGAGGAAGTCTTCGAG GGTGATATTCAGGAGCTTTCCATCATCCCGGGGGTGCAAGCTGCCTACGAATCCTGTGACCAGAAGGAGATGGAGTGCGAGGGGGGTTGGAGGGAGAGACCTCAGAGACAGCAGTCTCACAGAACCCAGAGATCACCGAAGCAGCAACCACCAAGACTTCACAGGCCACAAAACCAGGAACCCCAGCCACAG TCCACTGAGTCTGTCTACTATGACTACGAGCTCCCCTATGTGATGACTACTGGCACCACCCCTGATTATCAG GACCCCACCCCAGGTGAAGAGGAAGGAATCCTGGAGTCAAGTCCTTTGCCACCCCCTGAGGAG GAGCAGACAGATCTCCAGGTCCCCCCCACAGCCGACAGGTTCCTGACAGAGGAATATGGGGAGGGTGGCACAGAGCCCCCAGCAGGGCCCTACGATTACACCTATGCCTACGGGGATGATTACCGCGAGGAGACGGAGCTTGGCCCTGCCCTGTCTGCGGAGACAGCCCGCTCGGGAGCC GCTGCCCGTGGACCCCGGGGGctgaagggagagaagggggagCCTGCAGTGCTGGAACCT GGCATGCTAGTGGAGGGGCCCCCTGGTCCAGAAGGCCCTGCG GGATTTCCTGGTCCCCCTGGTATCCAAGGCAACCCAGGCCCAGTTGGAGACCCAGGCGAGAGG GGCCCCCCGGGCCGAGCAGGGCTCCCTGGATCAGACGGTGCCCCTGGCCCTCCTGGAACATCCCTCATGCTCCCC TTCCGGTTCGGCAGTGGTGGGGGCGACAAGGGCCCCGTGGTGGCGGCCCaggaggcccaggcccaggcgATTCTGCAGCAGGCGCGG ATGGCCCTCCGAGGACCCCCCGGCCCCATGGGATACACAGGCCGCCCTGGCCCCCTG GGACAACCCGGGAGCCCTGGCATGAAAGGAGAGTCTGGAGACCTGGGACCTCAG GGCCCCAGAGGACCTCAGGGCCTCATGGGCCCTCCTGGCAAGGCGGGGCGAAGG GGCCGAGCGGGTGCTGATGGAGCCCGAGGGATGCCTGGGGAACCTGGAGTGAAG GGTGACCGAGGATTTGATGGCCTCCCAGGGCTGCCTGGGGAGAAGGGACACAGA GGTGATACTGGTGCCCAGGGCCTTCCTGGGCCCCCTGGTGAGGATGGAGAGAGA ggagacgACGGAGAGATCGGGCCTCGGGGGCTGCCGGGAGAGTCG GGACCTCGAGGTCTCCTTGGCCCCAAAGGCCCTCCTGGGATTCCTGGACCCCCG GGGGTCCGAGGCATGGATGGTCCCCACGGTCCCAAAGGCAGCTTG GGACCCCAGGGAGAACCAGGACCTCCCGGGCAGCAGGGCACCCCCGGGACCCAG GGTCTCCCTGGGCCCCAGGGTGCCATCGGCCCTCATGGAGAGAAG GGTCCTCGAGGGAAACCAGGGCTGCCTGGCATGCCCGGCTCAGATGGACCCCCG GGTCACCCGGGCAAGGAAGGCCCCCCCGGAACCAAAGGAAACCAG gggccaTCCGGACCTCAGGGTCCTCTGGGGTACCCAGGACCTCGGGGCATCAAG GGCGTGGATGGAATTCGGGGTCTGAAGGGTCACAAGGGTGAAAAG GGCGAGGATGGCTTTCCTGGCTTCAAAGGTGACATGGGTGTGAAAGGCGACAGG GGCGAGGTCGGAGTCCCCGGTTCCAGGGGCGAGGATGGCCCTGAGGGGCCGAAGGGGCGCACTGGACCCACGGGGGACCCTGGGCCCCCAGGGCTCATGGGCGAGAAG GGCAAGCTGGGTGTTCCTGGTCTGCCTGGCTACCCCGGACGCCAGGGCCCCAAG GGGTCCCTGGGATTTCCGGGTTTTCCTGGAGCCagtggagagaagggagcccGG GGCCTGTCAGGAAAATCAGGGCCTCGGGGAGAGCGTGGCCCCACG GGTCCGCGTGGTCAGCGGGGACCTCGAGGCGCCACCGGGAAGTCTGGAGCCAAG GGAACCTCAGGTGGAGATGGCCCCCACGGGCCTCCCGGAGAGAGG GgtctccctgggcctcagggcCCCAACGGATTTCCTGGCCCCAAAGGACCCCCG ggccccccCGGGAAGGACGGGCTGCCGGGACACCCAGGCCAGAGAGGAGAAGTG ggCTTCCAAGGGAAGACCGGCCCCCCTGGCCCCCCAGGAGTGGTGGGACCCCAG GGAGCCGCCGGGGAAACCGGGCCCATGGGGGAGCGAGGTCACCCAGGCCCGCCCGGCCCCCCTGGAGAGCAGGGACTGACCGGAACAGCTGGGAAAGAAGGCACGAAG GGTGACCCCGGACCCCCTGGGGCCCCAGGGAAGGATGGTCCCGCTGGTCTGAGGGGCTTTCCGGGAGAGAGAGGCCTCCCTGGCACTGCT GGCGGGCCTGGTTTGAAGGGGAATGAAGGGCCGGCTGGTCCCCCTGGCCCTGCG GGATCCCCTGGTGAGCGAGGTTCGGCAGGATCCGGGGGACCCATTGGCCCCCCAGGGCGCCCGGGACCGCAGGGTCCGCCTGGAGCAGCGGGAGAGAAAGGTGTCCCG GGCGAGAAAGGCCCCATCGGTCCGACCGGCCGCGATGGGGTGCAGGGTCCCGTGGGGCTTCCTGGCCCCGCCGGGCCCCCGGGTGTGGCAGGAGAGGATGGAGACAAG ggtgaggtgggagaccctgGACAGAAGGGCGCCAAAGGCAACAAAGGGGAGCAC GGCCCCCCTGGGCCCCCTGGACCCATCGGGCCTGTGGGGCAGCCTGGCGCTGCG GGGGCAGATGGGGAGCCTGGAGCTCGGGGTCCCCAGGGACACTTCGGAGCCAAAGGTGACGAAGGAACAAGAGGATTCAATGGACCCCCGGGACCCATTGGTCTGCAG GGTCTGCCAGGCCCCTcaggggagaagggagaaacagGAGACGTGGGCCCGATG GGACCACCTGGCCCCCCAGGACCTCGAGGCCCAGCTGGACCCAACGGAGCAGAT GGTCCACAAGGCCCCCCAGGAGGTGTTGGGAACTTGGGTCCCCCTGGAGAGAAG GGGGAGCCAGGAGAGTCAGGATCTCCGGGAGTCCAGGGCGAGCCAGGGGTCAAG GGTCCACGTGGGGAGCGCGGGGAGAAAGGAGAGACCGGGCAGGCAGGAGAGGCGGGACCACCGGGGCCTAAGGGCCCCGCCGGCGACGACGGTCCCAAAGGGAACCCC GGTCCTGTTGGTTTTCCTGGTGACCCTGGCCCTCCTGGAGAAGTTGGCCCTCGG GGCCAGGATGGCGCCAAGGGTGACCGTGGAGAGGATGGGGAGCCAGGACAGCCT gGGTCCCCCGGTCCCACGGGGGAGAATGGACCTCCTGGACCGCTTGGAAAGAGG GGACCTGCGGGCACGCCTGGTCCTGAAGGGCGACAAGGAGAGAAGGGCGCCAAG GGGGATCCTGGCGCTGTGGGCGCCCCAGGGAAGACAGGCCCTGTGGGTCCTGCAGGCCCAGCAGGAAAGCCTGGTCCTGACGGCCTGAGAGGTctccctggctcagtg GGTCAGCAAGGCCGTCCCGGGGCCACAGGCCAGGCCGGACCTCCAGGCCCTGTG GGACCCCCAGGGCTGCCTGGCCTCCGGGGCGATGTTGGGGCCAAGGGAGAGAAG GGTCACCCAGGTCTCATCGGACTCATCGGCCCCCCTGGGGAGCAGGGGGAGAAGGGTGATCGCGGGCTTCCTGGTCCTCAGGGCTCTACCGGGCAAAAGGGAGAGACG GGCATCCCGGGAGCATCTGGCCCCATTGGTCCTGGAGGGCCCCCCGGCCTCCCT GGACCTGCTGGCCCCAAAGGAGCCAAAGGAGCCACA GGCCCGGCCGGACCTAAGGGAGAGAAGGGCGTCCAGGGTCCTCCGGGACACCCG GGCCCCCCGGGCGAAGTGATCCAGCCCCTGCCCATCCAGATGCCCAAGAAGACGCGGCGCTCGGTGGACGGAAGCCGCCTGATGCAGGAAGATGAAGCTGTGCCGACTGGGGGCGCCCCGGGCAGTCCTGGGGGGCTGGAGGAGATCTTTGGCTCCCTGGACTCCCTGCGGGAGGAAATCGAGCAAATGAGGCGGCCCACGGGGACCCAGGACAGCCCTGCTCGCACCTGCCAGGACCTGAAGCTCTGCCACCCGGAGCTACCCGACG GAGAGTACTGGGTCGACCCCAACCAGGGCTGTGCTCGGGATGCCTTCCGGGTTTTCTGCAACTTTACGGCTGGAGGGGAAACCTGTGTGACGCCCAGGGACGATGTCACGCAG TTCTCCTACGTGGACTCCGAGGGCGCCCCAGTGGGCGTGGTGCAGCTCACCTTCCTGCGGCTGCTCAGCGTCTCAGCCCGCCAGAACATCTCCTACCCCTGCTCTGGGGAGGCCCAGGACAGCCCCCTGAAGCTCCGGGGGGCCAACGAGGACGAGCTGAGCCCGGAGACCAGCCCCTACGTCAAGGAGATCCGGGACGGCTGCCAG ACCCAGCAAGGCCGGACGGTGCTGGAGGTTCGCACGCCTGTGCTGGAGCAGCTGCCGGTGCTGGACGCCTCCTTCTCGGACCTGGGGGCCCCTCCAAGGCGGGGCGGGGTGCTGCTGGGGCCTGTCTGCTTCATGGGCTAG